In Thunnus thynnus chromosome 20, fThuThy2.1, whole genome shotgun sequence, a single window of DNA contains:
- the c20h10orf90 gene encoding (E2-independent) E3 ubiquitin-conjugating enzyme FATS — translation MTLRRPAAHLRRAPSWRRSGDESYWESLISEGEVLPRVTRPPRAPRPQSAIEGGQLDSWLEHLQRMQNDLLAAPVHDQVPAFNDQTTSMPGLDKQPSGRAWRQQGIPSFSRGSSTCGSPSFCESSLGSQESLQTGFFSPPDRRGSWERAHIMQTPRKEQAQLSYLAPVKIGWLPIQRKVMMVADAANQNQFLDHSAGQVPEKRGSAANEVDRSVGWQALRRGWNVNRLSSLPGGSQSNELPTGTGSDSYRKSSLMKTTSVEPHKHTPLHQTVSAEPCRSHILPQGTNSTETYKSHTPLHRTSSLQPVRPTAPLCRTNSSSQPSHIQTSSAVTTLIPQSKAGFSSITISSKKVSRSASLPVTDIPTYNHSATKSRESPSPPLAHQSMDPNSRQVTVQRKATIVKVTEQRMMSSPNLSKKRAGTPPSSHALDTVVHRRKATIIKVTEHRESYSPAKVGSGARHPEYRHSYTEGVYKENSMWSPGNHSEHNAMSSYHHLDSTERPYSAVAPNTSTSDSEKNGGTLHTSTLRLIVSNPPAIAAAPTHSEFPPRAVGQRSERPNRPLSCYGNVFGHTEPSKESVTQNAARKWSFELPQETNINPVNLRGGFIRPGIAVNDAGQLVADSLKPNRGEKERLPEDAVRRSSPSPTLIKAPDPHSHQSPEELLALNAAAIIANIKLQRQLSKKKTPNGTSEKDSDASPEGNTVTDEGKCTKPHPDQSRVPRHYQPHAGFVPLSLDPERSAETISLQEALQRSRPDFINRSQGRVRELEQRAQERRDPQSHAALMQRRAHSARSTSLSDNLFKPKDRAITGREMQLRSKRTPADVKKKKEEEKKREVCLSNRQRVELFKKKLLDQILQRSNN, via the exons ATGACTCTCCGAAGACCAGCTGCCCACCTGCGGAGGGCTCCCAGCTGGAGGAGATCAGGAGATGAGTCCTACTGGGAGAGCTTAATATCAGAGGGGGAGGTTTTGCCCCGTGTTACTCGCCCCCCACGTGCACCCCGGCCCCAGAGTGCCATTGAGGGAGGCCAGCTGGACAGCTGGCTGGAGCACCTGCAGAGGATGCAGAACGACCTTCTCGCAGCCCCAGTTCACGATCAGGTTCCAGCTTTCAATGATCAGACAACATCCATGCCAGGTCTCGACAAGCAACCAAGCGGACGTGCCTGGAGACAGCAGGGGATTCCCTCCTTCAGCAGAGGCTCATCTACATGTGGGAGTCCTAGCTTCTGTGAGAGTTCACTGGGAAGCCAGGAGTCCCTCCAAACtgggtttttttctcctccagacCGCAGAGGAAGCTGGGAGAGAGCTCATATCATGCAGACCCCAAGGAAGGAGCAGGCACAGCTCAGTTATCTTGCTCCAGTCAAAATTGGTTGGCTTCCAATCCAAAGAAAAGTGATGATGGTGGCAGATGCTGCCAACCAAAACCAGTTTTTGGATCACTCTGCTGGCCAG GTGCCAGAAAAACGAGGCTCTGCTGCTAACGAAGTGGACAGATCTGTAGGCTGGCAAGCTCTGAGAAGAGGCTGGAATGTCAACAGGCTGTCAAGTCTCCCTGGAGGCAGTCAGTCCAATGAACTCCCCACAGGGACCGGCTCAGACTCCTATAGGAAGTCCTCTCTGATGAAAACAACCAGCGTAGAGCCCCACAAGCATACTCCACTCCATCAAACAGTTTCTGCTGAGCCCTGCAGATCACACATTCTGCCGCAAGGGacaaacagcacagagacaTACAAGTCACATACTCCTTTGCATAGGACAAGCAGTCTTCAGCCTGTAAGGCCAACAGCCCCGCTGTGTAGAACAAACAGTAGCTCACAGccctcacacatacagacaagcTCTGCTGTGACTACACTCATCCCTCAGAGCAAAGCCGGCttctcctccatcaccatctcCTCCAAGAAAGTGAGCAGATCTGCCAGTCTACCAGTCACTGACATCCCTACCTACAACCACTCAGCAACTAAGTCCAGGGAATCCCCTTCTCCGCCACTAGCACACCAATCCATGGACCCAAACTCCAGACAGGTCACGGTGCAGAGGAAGGCCACCATAGTCAAAGTGACAGAACAAAGAATGATGTCCAGCCCTAACCTAAGCAAAAAAAGAGCAGGTACACCACCAAGTAGCCATGCTTTGGACACGGTGGTCCACAGAAGAAAGGCTACTATTATCAAAGTGACAGAGCACAGGGAGAGCTATAGTCCAGCCAAGGTAGGGTCTGGGGCGAGGCACCCAGAGTACAGACACAGCTACACAGAGGGAGTGTACAAGGAAAACAGCATGTGGAGTCCAGGAAATCATTCAGAACACAATGCAATGTCTTCATATCACCACCTGGATTCCACAGAGAGGCCGTACTCTGCCGTAGCACCAAATACATCCACTTCTGATTCAGAGAAAAATGGTGGAACACTACACACATCCACGCTGAGGCTTATTGTAAGCAACCCCCCCGCTATAGCTGCAGCACCCACTCACTCAGAGTTTCCTCCGAGGGCTGTTGGACAGAGATCGGAAAGGCCGAACAGACCACTGAGCTGCTATGGCAATGTGTTTGGACACACTGAGCCAAGCAAGGAGAGTGTGACACAAAATGCTGCCAGGAAATGGAGTTTTGAACTTCCACAAGAGACCAATATCAACCCTGTGAACTTGCGCGGCGGTTTCATCAGGCCTGGAATAGCAGTGAACGATGCAGGTCAGCTAGTGGCAGACAGCCTTAAGCCAAACAGAGGCGAGAAGGAAAGATTGCCAGAGGATGCAGTGAGGAGATCGTCCCCCAGTCCAACTCTCATCAAGGCTCCGG ATCCCCACTCACATCAGTCTCCAGAGGAACTGCTTGCCCTCAATGCAGCTGCGATCATAGCAAACATTAAACTCCAAAGACAACTTAGTAAGAAGAAAACACCAAATGGCACTTCTGAGAAGGACTCCGATGCCTCACCCGAGGGAAATACTG TGACAGACGAGGGGAAATGTACGAAGCCACATCCTGATCAAAGTCGAGTCCCGCGCCACTACCAGCCTCATGCTGGATTTGTTCCATTGAGTCTTGACCCTGAAAGGTCAGCTGAAACTATTTCTCTGCAG GAAGCACTGCAGAGATCCAGACCAGACTTCATCAACCGTTCCCAGGGCAGAGTGCGAGAGCTGGAGCAAAGGGCACAAGAGAGGAGGGACCCGCAGTCGCATGCTGCTCTCATGCAGAGGAGAGCCCACAGCGCCCGATCCACTTCTCTGAGCG ATAACCTTTTCAAACCCAAAGATAGAGCCATTACCGGGAGAGAGATGCAGCTCAGATCCAAGCG CACGCCTGCAgatgtgaagaagaaaaaggaggaagagaagaagagggaggtcTGTTTGAGCAACAGACAGCGAGTAgagctttttaaaaag